One window from the genome of Mycolicibacterium gadium encodes:
- the secA gene encoding preprotein translocase subunit SecA codes for MLDKLLRLGEGRMVKRLKGVAQYVNTLSDSVEKLSDAELRAKTDEFRKRYEGGESLDDLLPEAFAVAREAAWRVLDQRHFDVQVMGGAALHFGNVAEMKTGEGKTLTCVLPAYLNALAGQGVHVVTVNDYLAKRDAEWMGRVHRFLGLDVGVILSGLTPDERRVAYGADITYGTNNEFGFDYLRDNMAHSLEDLVQRGHNFAIVDEVDSILIDEARTPLIISGPADGASNWYTEFARLAPLMEKDVHYEVDIRKRTIGVHEIGVEFVEDQLGIDNLYEAANSPLVSYLNNSIKAKELFTRDKDYIVRDGEVIIVDEFTGRVLVGRRYNEGMHQAIEAKEHVEIKAENQTLATITLQNYFRLYDKLAGMTGTAQTEASELHEIYKLGVVSIPTNKSMIRQDQSDLIYKTEEAKYIAVVDDVSERYEKGQPVLIGTTSVERSEYLSRQFTKRRIPHNVLNAKYHEQEASIIAEAGRLRAITVATNMAGRGTDIVLGGNVDFLVDKKLRDQGLDPVETPEDYEAAWHKLLPEVKAEAAGEAKEVIEVGGLYVLGTERHESRRIDNQLRGRSGRQGDPGESRFYLSLGDELMRRFNGATLESLLTRLNLPDDVPIEAKMVSRAIKSAQTQVEQQNFEVRKNVLKYDEVMNKQRMVIYDERRRILEGENLADQAHKMLIDVVTAYVNGATAEGYSEDWDLEQLWTALKQLYPVGIDHHDLIDSDAVGEPGELTREELLDALIKDAERAYAVREKELEEIAGEGAMRQLERNVLLNVVDRKWREHLYEMDYLKEGIGLRAMAQRDPLVEYQREGYDMFIGMLDAMKEESVGFLFNVSVEAAPAPAVAPVAAPQGLAEFAQAAAAKAQEGTQGGVATKERPAPTGIQAKGIDNEPPPMTYSGPAEDGSTEVRRTGGGGKHAAPTGSRRERREAARQQARETKRRG; via the coding sequence GTGCTGGATAAGTTGCTCCGTCTCGGTGAAGGCCGCATGGTCAAGCGGCTCAAGGGGGTGGCTCAGTACGTCAACACCCTGTCCGACTCCGTGGAGAAGCTCTCCGACGCCGAGCTGCGGGCCAAGACGGACGAGTTCAGAAAGCGGTACGAGGGGGGCGAAAGCCTCGACGACCTGCTACCCGAGGCCTTCGCCGTCGCTCGTGAGGCGGCCTGGCGCGTGCTGGACCAGCGCCATTTCGACGTCCAGGTGATGGGTGGCGCCGCGCTGCACTTCGGCAACGTCGCGGAGATGAAGACCGGCGAGGGCAAGACGCTCACCTGTGTGCTGCCCGCCTATCTCAACGCACTGGCCGGCCAGGGCGTGCACGTCGTCACGGTCAACGACTACCTCGCCAAACGTGACGCCGAGTGGATGGGCCGCGTGCACCGCTTCCTCGGCCTCGACGTCGGTGTCATCCTGTCCGGCCTGACGCCCGACGAGCGGCGCGTCGCCTACGGCGCCGACATCACCTACGGCACCAACAACGAATTCGGCTTCGATTATCTGCGCGACAACATGGCGCACTCCCTGGAGGACCTGGTCCAGCGCGGCCACAACTTCGCGATCGTCGACGAGGTCGACTCGATCCTCATCGACGAGGCCCGTACCCCGCTGATCATCTCGGGCCCGGCCGATGGGGCGTCGAACTGGTACACCGAGTTCGCGCGGCTCGCCCCGCTGATGGAGAAGGACGTCCACTACGAGGTCGACATCCGCAAGCGGACCATCGGCGTGCACGAGATCGGCGTCGAGTTCGTCGAGGATCAGCTCGGCATCGACAACCTCTACGAGGCCGCCAACTCCCCGCTCGTCAGCTACCTCAACAACTCGATCAAGGCCAAAGAGTTGTTCACGCGCGACAAGGACTACATCGTGCGCGACGGTGAGGTGATCATCGTCGACGAGTTCACCGGCCGCGTGCTGGTCGGGCGCCGATACAACGAGGGCATGCACCAGGCGATCGAGGCCAAGGAGCACGTCGAGATCAAGGCCGAGAATCAGACGCTGGCCACCATCACGCTGCAGAACTACTTCCGCCTCTACGACAAGCTCGCCGGCATGACGGGCACCGCCCAGACCGAGGCGTCCGAGCTGCACGAGATCTACAAGCTCGGTGTCGTCAGCATCCCGACCAACAAGTCGATGATCCGCCAAGACCAATCGGACCTGATCTACAAGACCGAAGAGGCCAAATACATCGCGGTCGTCGACGACGTCAGCGAGCGGTATGAGAAGGGCCAGCCGGTGCTGATCGGCACCACCAGTGTGGAGCGCTCGGAGTACCTGTCTCGCCAGTTCACCAAGCGCCGCATTCCGCACAACGTGCTCAACGCCAAGTACCACGAGCAGGAGGCCAGCATCATCGCCGAGGCCGGGCGCCTGCGAGCGATCACGGTGGCCACCAACATGGCCGGCCGCGGCACCGACATCGTGCTCGGCGGCAACGTCGACTTCCTGGTCGACAAGAAGCTGCGCGACCAGGGTCTGGACCCGGTCGAGACCCCAGAGGATTACGAAGCGGCGTGGCACAAGCTCCTGCCCGAGGTGAAGGCGGAAGCAGCCGGCGAAGCCAAAGAAGTGATCGAGGTCGGCGGTCTCTACGTGCTCGGCACCGAACGCCATGAGTCCCGGCGCATCGACAACCAGCTGCGCGGCCGCTCGGGCCGCCAGGGCGATCCGGGCGAGTCCCGGTTCTATCTCTCGCTCGGTGACGAGCTCATGCGGCGGTTCAACGGTGCGACGCTGGAGTCGCTGCTGACCCGGCTGAACCTGCCCGACGATGTGCCGATCGAGGCCAAGATGGTCAGCCGCGCGATCAAGAGCGCGCAGACGCAGGTCGAGCAGCAGAACTTCGAGGTCCGCAAGAACGTCCTGAAGTACGACGAAGTGATGAACAAGCAGCGCATGGTCATCTACGACGAGCGCCGCCGGATCCTGGAGGGCGAGAACCTCGCCGACCAGGCTCACAAGATGCTCATCGACGTGGTGACGGCCTACGTGAACGGTGCGACCGCCGAGGGCTACTCCGAGGATTGGGACCTCGAGCAGCTGTGGACCGCGCTGAAGCAGCTGTACCCCGTGGGCATCGACCATCACGACCTCATCGACTCCGACGCCGTCGGCGAGCCCGGCGAGCTGACCCGCGAAGAGCTGCTCGACGCGCTGATCAAGGACGCGGAGCGCGCGTACGCGGTCCGCGAGAAGGAGCTCGAGGAAATCGCCGGCGAGGGCGCGATGCGTCAGCTGGAACGCAACGTGTTGCTCAACGTGGTCGACCGCAAGTGGCGCGAGCATCTCTACGAGATGGACTACCTCAAGGAGGGCATCGGCCTGCGCGCGATGGCGCAGCGCGACCCGCTGGTCGAGTACCAGCGTGAGGGCTACGACATGTTCATCGGCATGCTCGATGCCATGAAGGAGGAGTCGGTCGGCTTCCTGTTCAACGTGTCGGTCGAAGCCGCGCCCGCACCGGCGGTGGCGCCGGTCGCCGCGCCGCAGGGACTCGCGGAGTTCGCGCAGGCCGCCGCTGCCAAGGCTCAGGAGGGCACCCAGGGTGGAGTCGCCACCAAGGAGCGTCCGGCGCCGACCGGCATACAAGCCAAGGGAATTGACAACGAACCGCCACCGATGACCTACAGCGGCCCTGCCGAGGACGGGTCAACCGAGGTCAGGCGCACGGGCGGGGGCGGTAAGCATGCCGCACCCACCGGCTCACGCAGGGAACGGCGGGAGGCCGCGCGTCAGCAGGCCCGCGAAACCAAGCGGCGCGGCTAG
- the hpf gene encoding ribosome hibernation-promoting factor, HPF/YfiA family — MSTHSIDSDQATLVTDETPEAEPRAEIVVKGRNVEIPEHFRIYVSDKLTRLERLDRTIYLFDVELDHERNRRQRKNCQHVEITARGRGPVVRGEACADSFYAALESAVCKLENRLRRSKDRRKIHYGDKTPVSLAEATAIGPMPDTLNGSGSESPQVDPAMLDDHEPGRIVRTKEHPATPMTTDDALSQMELVGHDFFLFHDKESDKPCVVYRRHAYDYGLIRLSDPQG; from the coding sequence ATGTCAACCCATTCCATTGACTCGGACCAAGCGACGCTGGTCACCGACGAGACGCCCGAAGCCGAACCGCGAGCCGAGATCGTCGTCAAGGGCCGCAACGTCGAGATTCCCGAGCACTTCCGCATCTACGTCTCAGACAAACTCACTCGCCTGGAACGACTCGACCGCACCATTTACCTCTTCGACGTCGAACTGGACCATGAACGCAACCGGCGCCAGCGTAAGAACTGTCAGCACGTCGAGATCACCGCGCGCGGCCGCGGCCCGGTAGTCCGGGGCGAGGCCTGCGCCGACAGCTTCTACGCCGCGTTGGAGTCCGCGGTCTGCAAACTCGAGAATCGACTCCGGCGAAGCAAGGACCGTCGCAAGATCCACTACGGCGACAAGACCCCGGTGTCGCTGGCCGAGGCCACCGCGATCGGGCCCATGCCCGACACCCTCAACGGTTCCGGATCGGAATCACCGCAGGTCGACCCGGCGATGCTGGACGACCATGAACCCGGGCGCATCGTGCGCACCAAGGAACATCCGGCCACGCCGATGACCACCGACGACGCCCTGTCGCAGATGGAGCTGGTGGGCCACGATTTCTTCCTGTTCCACGACAAGGAAAGCGACAAACCGTGTGTGGTGTACCGCCGCCACGCCTACGACTACGGACTGATTCGGCTCTCGGACCCGCAAGGCTGA
- a CDS encoding ComF family protein: MLDLVLPLECGGCGARSTRWCDICAKDLAVKPDEPHLVSPRVDPGIPVFSLGRYAGARRQAIVAVKEHGRADLVEPLGGALGAGLDHMLTWGVVETPLTVVPAPTRRWAARRRGGDPVTRITLAATSGEPDVTVVPALRTRAFVADSAGLSSADRQRNIAGRVKLVRPAGLLAGDVVVVDDVVTTGATASESVRVLQRAGVAVAAVLAIAAA, from the coding sequence ATGCTCGATCTGGTGCTGCCGCTGGAGTGCGGCGGCTGCGGCGCACGCTCGACGCGGTGGTGCGACATCTGCGCCAAAGACCTGGCCGTCAAGCCAGACGAACCGCACCTCGTCAGCCCTCGCGTCGACCCCGGCATACCCGTCTTCTCGCTCGGCCGCTATGCGGGCGCACGTCGCCAAGCGATCGTCGCCGTCAAGGAGCATGGCCGCGCCGACCTCGTCGAGCCGCTCGGCGGCGCGCTCGGCGCGGGGCTGGATCACATGCTGACCTGGGGCGTCGTCGAGACGCCGCTCACCGTGGTGCCTGCACCGACACGTCGGTGGGCGGCCAGGCGCCGCGGCGGGGACCCGGTCACCCGCATCACCCTTGCCGCGACCTCCGGGGAGCCCGACGTCACCGTGGTTCCAGCGCTGCGCACGCGAGCCTTCGTCGCCGATTCTGCAGGCCTCTCCAGCGCCGACCGCCAGCGCAACATCGCGGGCCGGGTGAAGCTGGTACGCCCCGCCGGCCTCTTGGCAGGGGACGTCGTGGTCGTCGACGACGTCGTGACGACGGGCGCCACCGCGTCTGAATCTGTCCGTGTCCTGCAGCGGGCCGGCGTAGCTGTGGCGGCTGTGCTGGCTATCGCCGCTGCCTGA
- a CDS encoding DUF2252 domain-containing protein: MHEERESVIVNCLVDAFSDLMRADPDAFRTKFRKMAAEPFAFYRGSACVFYADVADREDRWADERTSRVWIQGDLHAENFGTYMDGAGVLIFDVNDFDEAFVGHFTWDLQRFAASVALMCWQKALSDEVIRDLITTFASSYLDQVRWFLQTDDDATFSLNLETARGAVLTALQDARLSTRDKMLDRMTRLDESDRRFRESHGVRRLDDAEYAKVEAAFEAYQDTIPKSKRFREVAYDVKDIVGRTGFGIGSAGLPSYNVLIEGFNQALDNDIVLSMKQGNVAAPSRVVDDEAVHNYFKHQGHRTAVSQRALQAHADPLLGYTEIDGVGFVVAELSPYESDLDWSELTEPDELTEVIDQLGRAVAKVHCVGDADSDQELVTFQTEEAIVDVIADRDDEFVDDMVTFGLEYAATVRDDHRHFVEAFREGRIPGITST, from the coding sequence ATGCACGAGGAACGTGAATCAGTCATCGTCAACTGCCTCGTCGACGCGTTCTCGGACCTGATGAGGGCCGATCCCGACGCGTTCCGAACGAAGTTCCGCAAGATGGCGGCTGAGCCGTTCGCCTTCTACCGCGGGAGCGCGTGCGTGTTCTACGCCGACGTCGCAGACCGCGAGGACCGGTGGGCGGACGAGCGGACCTCGCGCGTGTGGATCCAGGGTGACCTGCACGCCGAGAACTTCGGCACCTACATGGATGGCGCCGGGGTTCTCATTTTCGACGTCAACGACTTCGACGAGGCGTTCGTCGGCCATTTCACCTGGGACCTGCAGCGGTTCGCTGCCAGCGTCGCGTTGATGTGTTGGCAGAAAGCGCTGTCCGACGAGGTCATTCGCGACCTGATCACGACGTTCGCCTCGTCGTATCTCGATCAGGTGCGCTGGTTCCTTCAGACCGACGACGACGCCACCTTTTCACTGAACCTGGAAACCGCGCGCGGCGCCGTGCTGACGGCGTTGCAGGACGCCCGCTTGTCGACGCGTGACAAGATGCTCGACCGGATGACCCGCCTCGATGAATCGGATCGCCGGTTCCGAGAATCCCACGGCGTACGCCGACTTGACGACGCTGAATACGCGAAAGTGGAGGCCGCGTTCGAGGCCTACCAGGACACCATCCCTAAATCGAAGCGGTTCCGAGAAGTGGCCTACGACGTCAAGGACATTGTCGGCAGAACGGGGTTCGGGATCGGCAGCGCAGGGTTGCCGAGTTACAACGTGCTGATCGAAGGGTTCAACCAGGCTCTCGACAACGACATCGTCCTGTCGATGAAGCAGGGCAACGTCGCGGCGCCGAGCCGTGTTGTCGACGACGAGGCGGTGCACAACTACTTCAAGCATCAAGGCCACCGCACCGCGGTGTCCCAGCGTGCTTTGCAAGCGCATGCCGATCCCCTGCTCGGCTACACCGAAATCGACGGTGTCGGTTTCGTCGTCGCCGAACTGTCGCCCTACGAATCCGACCTGGATTGGTCGGAGCTGACCGAACCCGACGAACTGACCGAGGTGATCGACCAGCTCGGCCGCGCGGTAGCCAAGGTGCACTGCGTCGGCGACGCCGACAGCGACCAGGAGCTCGTGACGTTCCAGACCGAAGAAGCGATCGTCGACGTCATCGCCGACCGCGACGACGAATTCGTCGACGACATGGTTACCTTCGGTCTGGAGTACGCCGCGACGGTCCGCGATGACCATCGCCATTTCGTCGAGGCGTTCAGGGAGGGACGCATTCCCGGAATCACGTCCACGTAG
- a CDS encoding QcrA and Rieske domain-containing protein, whose translation MSFTDLRIPRQKVLIGAGVGLLASVLAACTTYGKKPEASGDTAMTTAAPTTGGTAPEQNKAIAKTSEVPVGSGLIVGDVVVTQAAAGDFKGFSSTCTHAGCTVNEVVDGTINCPCHGSKFNLDGSVAAGPPTKPLASQPVTVQGDSIVLG comes from the coding sequence ATGTCATTCACAGACTTGCGCATCCCACGGCAGAAGGTGCTGATCGGGGCCGGCGTAGGACTGCTCGCGTCGGTACTCGCCGCCTGCACGACCTACGGCAAGAAGCCGGAGGCATCCGGTGACACCGCGATGACGACCGCTGCGCCGACGACGGGCGGTACGGCCCCGGAACAGAACAAGGCAATCGCCAAGACGTCGGAGGTGCCGGTCGGGTCGGGGCTCATCGTCGGCGATGTCGTCGTCACCCAAGCGGCGGCGGGCGACTTCAAGGGGTTCTCGTCGACCTGCACACACGCCGGGTGCACGGTGAACGAAGTGGTCGACGGCACCATCAACTGCCCGTGCCACGGCAGCAAGTTCAACCTGGACGGCTCCGTTGCAGCCGGACCTCCGACGAAACCGCTTGCGTCACAGCCCGTCACGGTCCAGGGCGATTCGATCGTGTTGGGCTGA
- a CDS encoding DUF6529 family protein has protein sequence MSESPVTERITASRGDAAVLTAVLIGSLVAVGLGAFGKIHEPQFFSVNVAGFSSGTAVKAWLGTFAVVLALFQLVSAFVMYRLIPGGRAPAWISVAHVWSGRLAVLASVPVAVHCLYALGFAETDSRVLFHSLFGCLFYGVFVTKMMLLTRKGLRGWVIPIAGGLLFFVLVYVWLTSALWFFQTSGITF, from the coding sequence ATGTCTGAGTCGCCCGTCACGGAGCGGATCACGGCGTCGCGGGGCGATGCAGCGGTGCTGACCGCCGTTCTGATCGGCTCGCTCGTCGCCGTCGGACTCGGTGCGTTCGGTAAAATCCATGAGCCCCAGTTCTTTTCGGTGAACGTGGCGGGTTTCTCCAGTGGCACGGCGGTGAAGGCGTGGCTGGGGACCTTCGCGGTGGTTCTCGCGCTGTTCCAGCTCGTGTCTGCCTTCGTGATGTACCGGCTGATTCCCGGCGGCAGGGCACCCGCGTGGATCAGCGTCGCGCATGTGTGGTCGGGGCGGCTGGCGGTGCTGGCCAGCGTTCCCGTCGCCGTGCATTGCCTGTACGCCCTGGGATTCGCCGAGACAGACAGTCGGGTGCTGTTCCACTCGCTGTTCGGATGCTTGTTCTACGGCGTCTTTGTCACCAAGATGATGTTGCTGACCCGCAAAGGCCTCCGCGGCTGGGTGATCCCGATCGCGGGCGGGTTGCTGTTCTTCGTTCTCGTATACGTCTGGTTGACCTCAGCCCTTTGGTTCTTCCAGACCAGCGGAATCACGTTCTAG